One genomic region from Alteromonas pelagimontana encodes:
- a CDS encoding DUF2062 domain-containing protein, with amino-acid sequence MPRKFIKRFLPDHQTIKKQRALRMFGTILHEPNLWHLNRRSASGALGIGLFFAFWPVPFQMWLSAAAAIPFRVNLPLSVATVWITNPFTIPPIFYGAYKIGTTVLGSDPKHFEFQFSWQWVVESLSTIGPAFLVGCAICSVVGGLAGYFGLNWLWRFSVRKSWEKRRLARQQKKEEC; translated from the coding sequence ATGCCAAGAAAATTTATAAAGCGGTTTTTGCCCGATCATCAGACAATAAAGAAACAGCGTGCATTGCGAATGTTCGGGACGATATTGCATGAGCCGAACCTGTGGCATTTAAATCGTCGTTCGGCATCAGGCGCATTAGGAATCGGATTATTTTTTGCCTTCTGGCCAGTCCCCTTTCAGATGTGGCTTTCCGCCGCCGCTGCAATTCCGTTTCGCGTCAATCTACCGTTATCTGTAGCCACAGTATGGATTACTAATCCTTTTACTATTCCTCCGATATTTTACGGTGCTTATAAAATAGGAACTACTGTACTTGGGTCTGACCCGAAGCACTTCGAGTTTCAGTTCAGTTGGCAGTGGGTTGTTGAAAGTTTGTCTACGATAGGCCCCGCTTTCCTGGTAGGTTGCGCTATCTGTTCCGTAGTTGGTGGGCTGGCAGGTTATTTCGGTTTAAACTGGCTGTGGCGATTTTCGGTCCGCAAATCCTGGGAAAAACGAAGACTGGCAAGGCAGCAAAAAAAAGAGGAATGTTAG
- a CDS encoding DNA internalization-related competence protein ComEC/Rec2 — MQQYTTIWLAAFCAGALSAVLWPVLPNLWVLSAGALLLSALLLSNCRNSLYCVPSHPLKSSFTNAISRSVGPIIGGVGLLFGALWVASVGHWHTAWQLPLDKIQQDVVLTGQIVEYRHDALRSTMVMSVSQLDESQIQPARKIALSWAKPTAKLAVHQQVLVTARLKPAYGSANPGTRSKQQYLVAKEIVATGYIRNAAPIKVLQPAKSLHYQLGAHIDNARLKHGRWLKALLIGDRSDFTADDWQMMQVTGTAHLFSISGLHLGMVAAFSYGFMMIIGVGFSCLSGLRTPVLNLDRQLVIPVLAMCAGYAHLAGWQLPVTRALVLLSVYFAIKHFYRHWAAHHIALWMLVAVIICFPFSILSASLYLSAGAVLMIWFINWRSPALSITGYQKFKQLIRIQLWLSLLMLPVTLGWFGAVSLTAPVVNLFCVPLVSLLVPVGEIALLLSWFLPHTGMPALEFVDWLMGGILRVLSIPALEEGMVTTSAFSSSNVVLLLAAIIALSFPPFQHKRLISGILLVAACSGFVPFASSPWYFHSFDVGQGTALLISRGGKGVIVDTGKSFLSQGSYMEAVVIPALNALSITQIDHIFVSHGDDDHAGGLSAILEYTKANGQASEPAVHLADGDCQQGLNLMWEGLSFSSIWPLPGNHITDNNHSCVLLVDDGSHRLLLPGDIERSSEYALLYRASNLNADVLVAPHHGSSTSSSGIFVQRVSPKIVVFSQGYANQWGFPSSETMTRYQKVGAKMFATSYHGYIRIDFTGVNAPEVFTYRQHLNPRWFQLGRKPENWIGEDSDGRKNGKELMP, encoded by the coding sequence ATGCAACAATATACCACTATTTGGCTGGCCGCCTTTTGTGCAGGAGCACTATCTGCGGTGCTATGGCCTGTATTGCCAAACCTGTGGGTATTGTCAGCCGGAGCCCTGCTTTTATCGGCGCTACTTTTAAGCAACTGCCGAAATTCTCTTTACTGTGTACCTTCGCACCCACTAAAAAGTTCGTTTACCAACGCAATCTCCCGTAGTGTTGGGCCGATTATTGGTGGTGTCGGTTTACTATTCGGGGCACTGTGGGTGGCGAGTGTAGGGCATTGGCACACCGCTTGGCAACTCCCTCTGGACAAAATTCAACAAGATGTCGTTTTAACAGGACAGATCGTGGAATATCGACATGATGCGCTTCGCTCGACAATGGTAATGTCTGTCAGCCAACTAGATGAAAGTCAAATTCAGCCAGCGCGAAAAATAGCGTTATCCTGGGCTAAACCCACAGCAAAACTTGCTGTTCATCAGCAAGTGTTAGTCACCGCCAGGTTGAAACCTGCCTACGGAAGCGCCAATCCGGGTACCAGAAGTAAGCAGCAATATTTGGTGGCTAAGGAAATAGTTGCTACGGGATATATCCGCAACGCTGCGCCTATTAAAGTTCTGCAACCTGCAAAGAGTTTGCACTACCAACTGGGTGCGCATATTGATAACGCGAGGCTAAAGCATGGGCGATGGCTAAAAGCGTTACTGATCGGCGATCGCAGCGACTTCACAGCGGATGACTGGCAAATGATGCAGGTCACCGGCACCGCGCATTTATTTAGCATTTCCGGCTTACATCTTGGTATGGTCGCGGCATTTAGCTACGGGTTTATGATGATAATCGGCGTGGGTTTCTCCTGCTTAAGTGGCCTGCGCACACCCGTGCTGAATCTTGACCGGCAACTGGTGATACCGGTACTGGCGATGTGTGCGGGATATGCGCATCTGGCAGGATGGCAATTGCCAGTAACCCGGGCTTTGGTGTTACTCAGCGTCTATTTTGCCATTAAGCACTTTTATCGGCACTGGGCTGCGCATCACATTGCTCTTTGGATGCTAGTGGCTGTAATTATTTGCTTTCCGTTCAGCATTTTATCCGCCAGCCTCTACCTGAGTGCCGGAGCGGTATTAATGATATGGTTTATCAACTGGCGTTCTCCCGCTTTATCAATTACCGGATATCAGAAATTTAAGCAGCTCATCCGCATCCAATTGTGGCTGTCATTACTGATGTTACCGGTTACGCTAGGGTGGTTTGGAGCCGTTTCCTTAACTGCGCCTGTGGTAAACCTTTTCTGTGTACCCTTGGTTTCACTACTGGTGCCAGTGGGGGAGATAGCGCTGTTATTGAGCTGGTTTTTACCTCATACCGGTATGCCAGCTCTGGAATTTGTTGACTGGCTTATGGGCGGTATCCTGCGTGTGCTCTCCATTCCGGCACTGGAGGAAGGTATGGTAACAACCTCTGCATTTTCAAGTTCAAACGTCGTACTACTTTTAGCTGCCATTATTGCACTGAGCTTTCCACCATTTCAGCATAAACGTCTCATCTCTGGAATATTGCTTGTTGCTGCCTGTTCCGGGTTCGTTCCCTTCGCTTCGTCACCTTGGTACTTTCATAGCTTTGATGTTGGGCAAGGTACGGCGCTGCTTATTTCAAGAGGCGGTAAAGGTGTCATTGTCGATACGGGAAAAAGTTTCCTATCTCAGGGCAGCTATATGGAAGCGGTGGTTATACCAGCACTTAATGCACTTTCGATTACGCAGATTGATCATATATTTGTAAGTCATGGTGATGATGATCACGCGGGCGGACTATCCGCAATACTGGAGTATACTAAAGCAAATGGGCAAGCTTCAGAGCCTGCCGTGCATCTGGCCGACGGCGATTGTCAGCAAGGGTTAAACTTGATGTGGGAAGGGCTCTCGTTTAGTAGTATCTGGCCGTTGCCTGGAAACCACATAACGGATAATAATCATTCGTGTGTTTTACTGGTTGACGATGGAAGCCATCGCTTACTTTTGCCCGGAGACATTGAAAGAAGCAGCGAATATGCGCTTTTATACAGGGCGTCAAACCTTAACGCTGATGTACTTGTGGCACCGCATCATGGTAGCAGTACCTCTTCTTCAGGTATTTTTGTGCAGCGAGTATCGCCCAAAATAGTGGTATTCAGCCAGGGTTATGCTAACCAGTGGGGTTTTCCGTCTTCCGAAACGATGACGCGTTACCAGAAGGTAGGTGCAAAAATGTTCGCGACCAGTTATCACGGCTATATCCGCATTGATTTTACCGGCGTTAACGCGCCTGAAGTTTTCACTTACCGTCAGCACCTTAACCCCCGATGGTTTCAACTGGGCCGAAAACCTGAAAACTGGATAGGTGAGGACTCGGATGGCCGTAAAAACGGAAAAGAATTGATGCCTTAA
- the msbA gene encoding lipid A export permease/ATP-binding protein MsbA codes for MQQIDYSASQLRRFTGYLRDYKLAFALAVVGMIGYSAVDTYVVSQLQPLIDESLGNSDHEYLRLAAYAIVPLFLLRGLFNFLGTYMLSWIGSRVVMRMRQQLFEKYIHLPVSFHDNNAVGGLISKVTYDTEQVANASGKALLTIVREGAFVIGLLGVMFYQSWELSLVFLVIGPVVAVIVAFVSKRFRIVSRNIQLSMGNVTSAVEQAVKGHKVVLMFGGQKIEEDRFAKKNNFNRQQTMKLAVTQILSVSSIQVIASIALAVVLFIASTPQMIEELTAGVFISVVFYMVLLLKPLKQLTTVNNEFQKGMAACTSVFEVLDENDEPDNGTVTKQRVKGNLSFENVTFTYPGKNIPALKNISFSAKAGETVALVGRSGSGKSTISSLLTRFYSPQQGEVLLDDISLEDYDLKSLRSQFALVSQHVTLFNDTIANNIAYGSLEKVSRKDIEQAADIAHVTEFLAQLPDGLDSIVGENGLMLSGGQRQRIAIARAILTNAPVLILDEATSALDTESERLIQDALEKLQKERTSIVVAHRLSTIENADQIIVVEQGQIIEKGKHHELLEKQGHYAQLHTLQFGDAG; via the coding sequence ATGCAGCAAATCGATTATTCAGCGTCGCAATTGCGCCGGTTCACAGGCTATCTTCGCGATTACAAATTGGCTTTCGCTCTTGCCGTCGTAGGGATGATCGGTTACTCCGCAGTGGATACCTACGTTGTCTCTCAACTACAGCCACTAATAGATGAATCGCTGGGCAACAGTGATCACGAATATTTGCGGCTTGCTGCGTATGCCATTGTTCCGCTTTTCCTGCTCCGCGGCCTTTTTAATTTTCTTGGTACTTACATGCTGTCGTGGATTGGGTCTCGAGTCGTCATGCGTATGCGCCAGCAATTGTTTGAAAAGTACATTCATCTTCCCGTCTCTTTTCATGACAACAACGCGGTTGGAGGGCTGATCAGTAAGGTCACATATGATACAGAGCAAGTCGCCAATGCATCGGGCAAAGCGTTGCTGACTATTGTGAGAGAAGGCGCGTTTGTTATCGGTCTGCTCGGCGTGATGTTTTATCAATCGTGGGAACTGTCGCTGGTATTTCTTGTTATCGGACCTGTCGTCGCCGTTATTGTCGCGTTTGTAAGTAAACGGTTTCGGATTGTCAGCCGGAACATTCAGTTATCAATGGGTAACGTCACTTCTGCAGTCGAGCAGGCAGTAAAAGGCCACAAAGTTGTGTTGATGTTTGGCGGGCAAAAGATTGAAGAAGATCGCTTTGCTAAGAAGAACAATTTTAATCGACAGCAAACTATGAAGCTGGCAGTGACTCAAATCTTGAGTGTATCTTCCATTCAGGTTATAGCTTCAATTGCACTTGCGGTCGTACTATTTATTGCCAGTACGCCGCAAATGATAGAAGAACTTACCGCCGGTGTGTTTATCAGCGTAGTATTCTACATGGTGTTGTTGTTGAAGCCTCTAAAGCAATTAACCACAGTCAATAATGAATTTCAAAAAGGTATGGCTGCCTGTACCAGCGTGTTTGAAGTGCTGGATGAAAATGATGAGCCAGATAACGGGACGGTGACAAAACAGAGAGTAAAAGGAAATCTCAGCTTCGAAAACGTTACTTTTACTTACCCAGGCAAGAATATTCCGGCATTAAAGAACATTTCTTTTTCCGCAAAAGCAGGGGAAACCGTTGCGCTTGTAGGCCGATCAGGCAGTGGTAAGTCAACCATATCATCGTTACTTACCAGATTTTATTCTCCGCAGCAGGGAGAAGTACTGCTAGATGACATTTCGCTGGAGGATTACGACCTCAAGTCATTGCGTAGCCAATTCGCGTTGGTTTCGCAGCATGTCACCTTGTTTAACGATACCATCGCCAATAACATCGCCTACGGGTCGTTAGAAAAAGTTAGCCGGAAAGACATTGAACAGGCTGCGGATATCGCACACGTTACTGAGTTTCTCGCCCAATTACCCGACGGTCTGGATTCAATAGTAGGAGAAAACGGCCTGATGTTATCCGGCGGTCAACGTCAGCGTATTGCTATCGCTCGCGCTATTCTCACCAATGCGCCCGTATTAATTCTGGACGAAGCGACATCGGCTTTGGATACCGAGTCGGAAAGACTGATTCAGGATGCCTTGGAAAAACTGCAGAAAGAACGCACCAGTATTGTGGTAGCGCATCGTCTGTCTACTATTGAAAATGCTGACCAGATTATTGTGGTTGAACAAGGCCAGATCATTGAAAAAGGCAAGCACCATGAGTTGCTGGAAAAGCAAGGTCATTATGCTCAACTGCATACTTTACAGTTTGGTGACGCGGGGTGA
- the lpxK gene encoding tetraacyldisaccharide 4'-kinase — MSKLERAWYRGHPFLWLLWPFSMLFAAVTACRRYLFATGFIASSKPDAFLVIVGNISVGGNGKTPVVIALVEHFRAKGLKVGVLSRGYGGRAQHFPHHVMHADSAALVGDEPRLIASRTGVDVVIDPLRRRGAEFLVSRFGCQVIVCDDGLQHYALKRDVELVVMDERRYGNGKLLPMGPLREGIWRLDTVDMILHNVKCAEDARLLSVTIPQFHMQLRSSCIINVKDPALTLGIEDFIARYPSVNAIAGIGNPQRFFTQLSSAGVNVLKKREFADHHTFVKDDIPIGPVIMTEKDAVKVNYFAHEECWYLAVNAVLPDAFYNELNTRLEASGWLNKGRSNGV; from the coding sequence GTGAGTAAGCTGGAACGAGCCTGGTACAGAGGCCACCCGTTCCTTTGGTTATTGTGGCCTTTTTCAATGTTGTTTGCTGCGGTTACTGCTTGTCGGCGGTATCTTTTCGCTACTGGGTTCATTGCCTCTTCCAAGCCTGATGCTTTTCTTGTTATTGTTGGTAATATCAGCGTTGGGGGAAACGGCAAGACCCCGGTGGTCATAGCTCTAGTTGAACATTTTCGTGCTAAGGGACTTAAAGTCGGTGTGCTAAGCCGCGGTTATGGCGGACGCGCGCAACATTTTCCTCATCATGTTATGCATGCTGACTCAGCTGCTCTCGTAGGCGATGAGCCAAGATTAATTGCGTCGCGCACTGGCGTAGATGTAGTCATTGACCCCCTCAGGCGCAGAGGAGCAGAGTTTCTTGTCAGCCGTTTTGGATGTCAGGTCATTGTGTGTGATGACGGTTTACAGCATTACGCGCTAAAAAGGGATGTTGAGCTGGTAGTGATGGATGAAAGACGCTACGGGAATGGAAAGCTTTTGCCAATGGGGCCACTGCGTGAAGGGATCTGGCGTCTTGACACTGTGGATATGATTTTACACAACGTTAAGTGCGCAGAAGATGCGCGCTTGTTAAGTGTCACAATTCCGCAGTTTCACATGCAATTGCGCTCATCCTGTATAATTAATGTTAAGGATCCTGCGCTCACCTTGGGTATTGAAGATTTTATTGCTCGATATCCTAGCGTGAATGCGATTGCTGGTATCGGTAACCCGCAGCGTTTTTTCACGCAACTGTCGAGTGCCGGTGTGAATGTATTAAAGAAGCGGGAATTTGCAGATCACCATACCTTTGTAAAGGATGATATTCCTATAGGCCCTGTAATTATGACGGAAAAAGACGCCGTAAAAGTAAACTACTTCGCCCACGAAGAATGCTGGTACCTTGCAGTAAATGCAGTATTACCCGATGCATTTTATAATGAACTAAACACCCGTTTAGAAGCCTCTGGATGGCTGAATAAAGGAAGGTCAAATGGCGTTTGA
- a CDS encoding Trm112 family protein has protein sequence MAFDKKLLDVVACPLCKGKLIFVDDKKALVCRFDRLSYPVKEGIPVLIEETANQLSLDELEAIK, from the coding sequence ATGGCGTTTGATAAAAAATTACTGGATGTGGTGGCATGTCCATTGTGTAAAGGGAAACTTATTTTTGTTGATGATAAAAAAGCACTGGTGTGTCGATTTGATCGACTTTCCTATCCGGTAAAAGAGGGAATTCCGGTGCTTATTGAAGAAACGGCAAATCAATTATCTCTTGATGAACTCGAAGCCATTAAATAG
- the kdsB gene encoding 3-deoxy-manno-octulosonate cytidylyltransferase, giving the protein MSFIVVIPARFGSSRFPGKPLADIQGKPMIQHTVERAQEAGASRVIVATDDERIANVAKGFVDVCMTSRDHTSGTERIAEVISREKLIDDAIIVNVQGDEPFVPAENINQVAANLSANSDVAIATLATPIIRADEVLNPNVVKVVTNQYSHAIYFSRAAVPFERDRMLGNPTYANPDLYFRHIGLYAYRAKYVRQYVAYEPTALEHIESLEQLRALWYGDKIHVDVAQAPPPVGIDTPEDLASLLHILSER; this is encoded by the coding sequence ATGTCTTTCATTGTAGTCATTCCCGCTCGTTTCGGCTCAAGTCGTTTTCCCGGCAAGCCTCTGGCTGATATTCAGGGTAAACCTATGATTCAGCACACGGTGGAAAGAGCACAGGAAGCGGGCGCCTCGCGGGTTATTGTTGCAACTGATGACGAACGGATTGCTAATGTGGCGAAGGGGTTTGTGGATGTATGCATGACTTCCAGGGATCATACATCGGGCACCGAACGTATAGCGGAAGTGATAAGCAGAGAAAAGCTCATAGACGACGCTATTATTGTAAACGTTCAGGGTGATGAACCCTTTGTGCCCGCTGAGAATATCAATCAAGTGGCTGCTAATTTGTCTGCTAACAGCGATGTCGCCATTGCAACGCTCGCTACACCGATTATTAGAGCGGATGAGGTATTAAACCCAAATGTGGTAAAGGTGGTAACGAATCAGTATTCTCACGCCATCTATTTTTCCCGCGCTGCCGTGCCTTTTGAACGAGATAGAATGCTTGGCAACCCTACCTACGCTAACCCTGATTTGTATTTCCGCCACATAGGGCTGTACGCGTATCGGGCCAAATATGTGCGTCAGTACGTAGCTTATGAACCTACCGCGCTGGAACATATAGAATCGTTAGAGCAGCTACGGGCGCTTTGGTACGGGGACAAAATTCATGTAGATGTAGCACAAGCTCCCCCACCAGTAGGAATTGATACGCCAGAGGATCTGGCATCTCTACTACATATATTGTCAGAACGTTAA